A window of Auraticoccus monumenti contains these coding sequences:
- a CDS encoding phytoene/squalene synthase family protein: MSGRTTTGERRQEHLDEGYRRCARLTREFGTTYWWGAMLLPRPQRRQVHAVYALCRLADDIVDAPSATTADRAARTGAALQAFVDDFSRAVDTVRGGGSVGDPVLTAIADTVLASGIDGECFDRFFQAMAMDLTTTSYETFDDLMGYMEGSAAVIGEMMLPVLRPLSPEAREPARALGFAFQLTNFLRDVGEDLDRGRVYVPQADLRRFGADPWLRRVTPEWRQVLAFQIERNRELYTAADAGIALLPRDSARCVATARVLYSRILDRIEAADYDVFSDRVRVPRPEKAWVAATTVVNPRRVSRLAVEGAV; encoded by the coding sequence GTGAGCGGGCGCACCACGACGGGCGAGCGGCGTCAGGAGCACCTCGACGAGGGCTACCGCCGATGCGCCCGGCTGACCAGGGAGTTCGGCACCACCTACTGGTGGGGCGCCATGCTGCTCCCGCGCCCGCAGCGCCGCCAGGTGCACGCGGTCTACGCCCTGTGCCGCCTGGCCGACGACATCGTGGACGCGCCCTCGGCCACCACCGCGGACCGGGCCGCCCGCACCGGGGCCGCGCTGCAGGCGTTCGTGGACGACTTCTCCCGGGCGGTGGACACCGTGCGTGGCGGCGGCTCGGTGGGTGACCCGGTGCTGACCGCGATCGCCGACACCGTGCTGGCCAGCGGGATCGACGGGGAGTGCTTCGACCGCTTCTTCCAGGCGATGGCGATGGACCTGACCACGACCTCCTACGAGACCTTCGACGACCTGATGGGCTACATGGAGGGCTCCGCGGCGGTGATCGGGGAGATGATGCTGCCCGTGCTGCGGCCGCTCAGCCCCGAGGCCCGCGAGCCGGCCCGGGCGCTGGGGTTCGCCTTCCAGCTGACCAACTTCCTCCGCGACGTCGGCGAGGACCTGGACCGTGGTCGGGTCTACGTGCCCCAGGCCGACCTGCGGCGCTTCGGCGCCGACCCGTGGCTGCGCCGGGTGACCCCGGAGTGGCGTCAGGTGCTGGCCTTCCAGATCGAGCGCAACCGTGAGCTGTACACCGCCGCGGACGCCGGGATCGCCCTGCTGCCCCGGGACTCCGCACGCTGCGTGGCCACCGCGCGGGTGCTGTACTCCCGGATCCTGGACCGGATCGAGGCCGCCGACTACGACGTCTTCTCCGACCGGGTCCGGGTGCCGCGGCCGGAGAAGGCCTGGGTCGCGGCCACGACCGTGGTCAACCCGCGCCGGGTGTCCCGGCTGGCGGTGGAGGGGGCGGTGTGA
- a CDS encoding lysoplasmalogenase, with protein sequence MPNAATDRTSWWAGVLYLLIGAVHLTGLLAGWPSTTYTQWLLVPPLIAHLLLRCRTVRSPLVRWAVLALGLSWLGDSLPTLLPEPARLLTSIVFFGLAHASWILAFRPFVRHSILASRPQLLVPYAIAMVGLIGLCIPGAGSLWPAVLVYGLLLVTMPVLATGVGVLTTWGGIAFVVTGSLMAVRAFVPGVQLPGADAIIMATYLVAQGLLVSGVLSAGWRVTRRPSHPEVATRR encoded by the coding sequence GTGCCCAACGCCGCCACCGACCGCACGTCGTGGTGGGCGGGCGTCCTCTACCTGCTGATCGGGGCGGTCCACCTGACGGGCCTGCTGGCCGGGTGGCCGAGCACCACGTACACCCAGTGGCTGCTGGTCCCGCCGCTGATCGCACACCTGCTGCTGCGCTGCCGCACCGTGCGCAGCCCGCTGGTGCGCTGGGCGGTGCTGGCGCTGGGACTGAGCTGGCTCGGGGACTCGTTGCCCACCCTGCTGCCCGAGCCGGCGCGGCTGCTGACCAGCATCGTCTTCTTCGGGCTGGCGCACGCCAGCTGGATCCTGGCCTTCCGCCCCTTCGTGCGGCACAGCATCCTGGCCAGCCGACCCCAGCTGCTGGTGCCCTACGCCATCGCCATGGTCGGGCTGATCGGGCTGTGCATCCCCGGCGCCGGGTCGTTGTGGCCGGCGGTGCTGGTCTACGGCCTGCTGCTGGTGACGATGCCGGTGCTGGCCACCGGGGTCGGCGTGCTGACCACCTGGGGCGGCATCGCCTTCGTGGTCACCGGGAGCCTGATGGCGGTGCGCGCCTTCGTGCCCGGCGTCCAGCTGCCCGGGGCCGACGCGATCATCATGGCCACCTACCTGGTGGCGCAGGGCCTGCTGGTCAGCGGGGTGCTGTCGGCGGGCTGGCGCGTCACCCGGAGGCCGTCGCACCCCGAGGTCGCCACCCGACGGTGA
- a CDS encoding AraC family transcriptional regulator, with protein sequence MRDAHLDLAEPPRPATVNVGVHGVRARTETYRLPELWQLHLYDYAATLLLDGVEHAVAPGTVSLTPPGTTSEMRYRGRSEHLYAHFRAPSADRPCGIGLVSSSGTDLPVLRTLMVSAVQHARTRPERSRADLWMVLLRLSERAGPAGAVPGPDHVSAAMSWIETRLAEPITVPRVAAAVGVSHNHLTRLFRQRTGGSVVGYVRRRRVEVAQHLLGSSTLSVASVAATVGFSDLQSLNKACRAELGLSPRQLRDARPGEG encoded by the coding sequence GTGCGTGATGCCCACCTCGACCTCGCCGAGCCGCCGCGACCGGCCACCGTCAACGTCGGGGTGCACGGCGTCCGGGCCCGCACCGAGACCTACCGGCTCCCCGAGCTCTGGCAGCTCCACCTCTACGACTACGCCGCGACGCTGCTGCTGGACGGCGTCGAGCACGCGGTCGCCCCGGGCACGGTGTCCCTGACGCCCCCGGGCACGACCTCGGAGATGCGCTACCGCGGGCGCTCCGAGCACCTCTACGCCCACTTCCGCGCCCCCTCCGCCGACCGGCCCTGCGGCATCGGCCTGGTCAGCAGCAGCGGCACCGACCTCCCGGTCCTGCGGACGCTGATGGTCTCGGCGGTGCAGCACGCCCGGACGCGCCCGGAGCGGAGCCGGGCCGACCTGTGGATGGTGCTGCTGCGGCTGTCCGAGCGAGCCGGGCCGGCCGGGGCGGTGCCCGGACCGGACCACGTCTCGGCGGCGATGAGCTGGATCGAGACCCGGCTGGCCGAGCCGATCACCGTGCCGCGGGTGGCCGCGGCGGTCGGCGTCTCCCACAACCACCTGACCCGGCTGTTCCGGCAGCGGACCGGGGGCAGCGTGGTCGGCTACGTGCGGCGCCGGCGGGTGGAGGTCGCCCAGCACCTGCTCGGCAGCAGCACCCTGTCGGTGGCCTCGGTGGCGGCGACGGTCGGGTTCTCCGACCTGCAGAGCCTCAACAAGGCGTGCCGGGCCGAGCTGGGGCTGTCCCCGCGCCAGCTCAGGGACGCGCGGCCGGGCGAGGGGTGA
- a CDS encoding phytanoyl-CoA dioxygenase family protein, with amino-acid sequence MSTLTDRKNLMTSAEMAHFVSHGAFVMEAVVPDELNQRAIAVLDAGIERHPYGTPLDTAFPTGTFVRELLDLPAVAGAVQSLVGPAPAIDHHAVHVRPPHGGEAQNMHGDAVLDTRTDAFDVQLMYYPREVTLEQGGTLSVPGTHLRRINESSIGRYQNLAGQTRLTCPAGTVVLLHHGIWHGGRRNDSDHPRYMFKIRFNPTVRQLRLWNTDDIDDPQVRAELSTSFPWATGVQGRLELINRARLWRTLTGDADFDLDYYLTRETLRPQFTAPGATDVRLGASTPASGWGL; translated from the coding sequence ATGAGCACCCTGACCGACCGCAAGAACCTGATGACCTCCGCCGAGATGGCCCACTTCGTCTCCCACGGCGCCTTCGTCATGGAGGCGGTGGTGCCCGACGAGCTGAACCAGCGCGCCATCGCGGTGCTGGACGCCGGCATCGAGCGCCACCCCTACGGCACCCCGCTGGACACCGCCTTCCCGACCGGCACCTTCGTCCGCGAGCTGCTGGACCTCCCCGCCGTGGCGGGTGCGGTGCAGAGCCTGGTCGGACCCGCCCCGGCCATCGACCACCACGCCGTGCACGTCCGGCCGCCGCACGGCGGCGAGGCGCAGAACATGCACGGGGACGCGGTGCTCGACACCCGCACCGACGCCTTCGACGTCCAGCTCATGTACTACCCGCGCGAGGTGACCCTCGAGCAGGGCGGCACCCTCAGCGTCCCCGGCACGCACCTGCGCCGGATCAACGAGTCCTCCATCGGGCGCTACCAGAACCTGGCCGGCCAGACCCGGCTGACCTGCCCGGCCGGCACCGTCGTGCTGCTGCACCACGGGATCTGGCACGGGGGCCGCCGCAACGACTCCGACCACCCCCGCTACATGTTCAAGATCCGCTTCAACCCGACGGTGCGTCAGCTCCGGCTGTGGAACACCGACGACATCGACGACCCGCAGGTGCGCGCGGAGCTCTCCACCTCCTTCCCCTGGGCCACCGGGGTGCAGGGGCGGCTGGAGCTGATCAACCGCGCCCGGCTGTGGCGCACTCTGACCGGGGACGCGGACTTCGACCTGGACTACTACCTCACCCGGGAGACGCTGCGACCGCAGTTCACCGCGCCCGGGGCCACCGACGTCCGCCTCGGCGCCAGCACCCCGGCCTCCGGCTGGGGTCTGTGA
- a CDS encoding dihydrolipoyl dehydrogenase family protein, whose product MSAAGGTGTSEEYDVVVVGGGPAGTAAALRAAELGARVAVLEASRTGGTCVNTGCVPTRVLAKTARLVREVRTADEWGISVSQQEVDWPRTVSRVRSTIERVQTAKAEPGKLAAAGVDLVLEGRARFVGPHEVELAGTGRRVRGRTFILCVGGHSRRLPVPGAGLATLPEDVLDLPDLPRRLAVVGAGNTGAQLVTIFSAFGCRVTLLEVAPRILAHTDAAVSAAVQQAFTEQGVRVLTGVETVVGLERAEDGIELSWRRDGEHRERFDAVITATGWPAAIEGLGLEAAGVTTTRNGVPVDEYLRTDVGHVFAAGDANQQAMLVQAAHSEAEAAARNAVLGPTRRAPHHLLPSGGFTDPDYAGVGLTEEQARTRDEHCVVALVPYAAMERPIIDDRPRGFLKLIADRRRELLLGAHAVGEEAVEVVQAVTTAMAAGVDVSTLAKVEFAYPTYSAVIGVAARQLLHSAGSTYEHATQQPR is encoded by the coding sequence GTGAGCGCAGCGGGCGGGACCGGCACCAGCGAGGAGTACGACGTCGTGGTGGTCGGGGGCGGGCCCGCCGGCACCGCGGCGGCGCTGAGGGCGGCCGAGCTCGGGGCCCGGGTGGCGGTCCTGGAGGCGTCGCGGACCGGGGGCACCTGCGTCAACACCGGGTGCGTCCCCACCCGGGTGCTGGCCAAGACCGCGCGGCTGGTGCGGGAGGTGCGTACGGCCGACGAGTGGGGCATCAGCGTCTCCCAGCAGGAGGTCGACTGGCCGCGCACCGTCAGCCGGGTCCGCTCCACCATCGAACGCGTCCAGACGGCGAAGGCCGAGCCCGGGAAGCTCGCTGCGGCGGGGGTCGACCTCGTCCTCGAGGGCCGGGCGCGCTTCGTCGGGCCGCACGAGGTCGAGCTCGCCGGCACCGGTCGGCGGGTCCGCGGCAGGACGTTCATCCTGTGCGTCGGCGGGCACTCACGCCGGCTGCCGGTCCCCGGTGCCGGGCTGGCCACCCTTCCCGAGGACGTCCTCGACCTGCCCGACCTCCCGCGCCGCCTGGCCGTCGTCGGCGCCGGCAACACCGGGGCGCAGCTGGTCACGATCTTCAGCGCGTTCGGGTGCCGGGTCACCCTGCTGGAGGTGGCGCCGCGGATCCTGGCCCACACCGATGCCGCGGTGTCCGCCGCCGTGCAGCAGGCGTTCACCGAGCAGGGGGTCCGGGTGCTCACCGGCGTCGAGACGGTGGTCGGCCTGGAGCGCGCCGAGGACGGCATCGAGCTGAGCTGGCGCCGCGACGGCGAGCACCGCGAGCGCTTCGACGCCGTGATCACCGCGACCGGCTGGCCGGCGGCCATCGAGGGGCTGGGGCTGGAGGCGGCCGGGGTGACGACGACACGCAACGGCGTCCCGGTCGACGAGTACCTGCGCACCGACGTCGGCCACGTGTTCGCCGCCGGGGACGCCAACCAGCAGGCCATGCTGGTGCAGGCCGCGCACTCCGAGGCCGAGGCGGCCGCGCGCAACGCCGTGCTCGGCCCGACCCGTCGGGCACCCCACCACCTGCTGCCCTCGGGTGGGTTCACCGACCCCGACTACGCCGGCGTCGGGCTGACCGAGGAGCAGGCGCGGACCCGCGACGAGCACTGCGTGGTGGCGCTGGTGCCCTACGCCGCCATGGAGCGTCCGATCATCGACGACCGGCCGAGGGGCTTCCTCAAGCTGATCGCGGACCGGCGTCGCGAGCTGCTGCTCGGTGCGCACGCGGTCGGCGAGGAGGCGGTGGAGGTGGTCCAGGCCGTCACCACCGCGATGGCGGCCGGGGTCGACGTGTCCACCCTGGCCAAGGTCGAGTTCGCCTACCCCACCTACAGCGCGGTGATCGGCGTGGCCGCCCGGCAGCTCCTGCACAGCGCCGGCTCCACCTACGAGCACGCCACCCAGCAGCCCCGCTGA
- a CDS encoding phytoene desaturase family protein translates to MPAPVIVVGAGLAGLATACRLAGAGHQVTVLEREPIPGGRGGRIRDQGFSFDTGPTVMTMPSLVADTLAAAGSELDELLPMRKLDPAYQAQYADGSRIRVRSGHAEMRAEIASTSGEHDARGFDDFVSWLGELYDVEMDNFIDRNFDSPVDLVTRPLVAARLLRLGGFGRLGPAVRRFFDDDRLQKLFSFQAMYAGLPPETALALYAVITYMDSIAGVYVPEGGMHAVPTALATAAERAGVTFRYGVDVADVLGSGGKVAGVRLSDGEVLRADAVVLTPDLPVAYRAFFPELTPPWGVRHGTYSPSAVVWHVGVRGGLPADRVHHNIHFGEQWNEAFEALIRRRELMPDPSRLVTVPSATDPSLAPEGCSTLYVLEPVPNLSGDVDWSVETDRMRERLLGFLDREGYPTDVVTEELFTPVTWRHLGMEQGTPFALAHTMRQTGPFRPGNVEPRRPGVFFAGSGTVPGVGVPMVLISGKLAAERVDAWLGKR, encoded by the coding sequence GTGCCCGCTCCCGTGATCGTGGTCGGGGCGGGTCTGGCCGGTCTGGCGACCGCGTGCCGGCTGGCCGGCGCCGGGCACCAGGTGACGGTGCTGGAGCGTGAGCCGATCCCCGGCGGACGCGGCGGGCGGATCCGCGACCAGGGCTTCTCCTTCGACACCGGCCCGACGGTGATGACCATGCCGTCGCTGGTGGCCGACACCCTCGCCGCGGCCGGGTCGGAGCTGGACGAGCTGCTGCCGATGCGCAAGCTCGACCCGGCCTACCAGGCCCAGTACGCCGACGGGTCGCGGATCAGGGTGCGCTCCGGCCACGCCGAGATGCGGGCCGAGATCGCCTCCACCAGCGGCGAGCACGACGCGCGCGGCTTCGACGACTTCGTGTCCTGGCTCGGCGAGCTCTACGACGTCGAGATGGACAACTTCATCGACCGCAACTTCGACTCCCCGGTCGACCTGGTGACCCGCCCCCTGGTGGCCGCCCGGCTGCTGAGGCTCGGCGGCTTCGGCCGGCTCGGCCCCGCGGTGCGCCGGTTCTTCGACGACGACCGGCTGCAGAAGCTGTTCAGCTTCCAGGCCATGTACGCCGGGCTCCCGCCGGAGACCGCGCTGGCGCTCTACGCGGTGATCACCTACATGGACAGCATCGCCGGGGTCTACGTCCCCGAGGGCGGCATGCACGCCGTGCCCACCGCGCTGGCCACCGCGGCCGAGCGGGCCGGGGTGACCTTCCGGTACGGGGTCGACGTCGCCGACGTGCTCGGCTCCGGGGGCAAGGTGGCCGGCGTCCGGCTGTCCGACGGCGAGGTGCTGCGCGCCGACGCGGTGGTGCTGACCCCGGACCTGCCGGTCGCCTACCGGGCCTTCTTCCCCGAGCTGACGCCGCCGTGGGGCGTCCGCCACGGCACCTACTCCCCGTCCGCGGTGGTCTGGCACGTCGGGGTCCGCGGCGGGCTGCCGGCCGACCGCGTCCACCACAACATCCACTTCGGGGAGCAGTGGAACGAGGCCTTCGAGGCCCTGATCCGCCGGCGCGAGCTGATGCCGGACCCGTCCCGGCTGGTCACCGTGCCCTCGGCCACCGACCCCTCGCTGGCACCGGAGGGCTGCTCCACGCTGTACGTGCTGGAGCCCGTGCCCAACCTGTCCGGCGACGTCGACTGGTCGGTGGAGACCGACCGGATGCGCGAGCGGCTGCTGGGCTTCCTCGACCGCGAGGGCTACCCGACCGACGTCGTCACCGAGGAGCTGTTCACCCCCGTCACCTGGCGCCACCTGGGGATGGAGCAGGGGACGCCGTTCGCTCTCGCGCACACCATGCGCCAGACCGGCCCCTTCCGCCCCGGCAACGTCGAGCCGCGCCGTCCGGGGGTGTTCTTCGCCGGGTCCGGGACGGTCCCCGGCGTCGGGGTGCCGATGGTCCTGATCAGCGGCAAGCTGGCCGCGGAGCGGGTGGACGCCTGGCTGGGCAAGCGGTGA
- a CDS encoding polyprenyl synthetase family protein yields the protein MAETSTPAIDGRASASASAPTWSETRDALDRRLEQVLADVEETWFRLAPGVAPGVIDDDLPMLLRRLVQSGGKRIRPAMVHWGWLAATAAPGRRADQHATVVEAAAALELLHVFALVHDDVMDESASRRGRPTTHVGVAALHRRAGGRGSDQRFGESIAILVGDLAHAEADHLAAGLPPEVRSTYRTTLLELVQGQRLDLTGAAAGRRDLAHARSVAEAKSGAYTVQRPLQMGVQVAGGGLEIQHALLRYGRHAGAAFALRDDLLGLWGDPGLTGKPVGDDLVAGKPTVVLALAAERLSGHWRRVVDGRSVVPLDPHEVAGVLDAMVEAGVRDEVEDMIANEVRVADEALDDGQVAPEAAEGLRAMARSLAWREA from the coding sequence GTGGCTGAGACGAGCACCCCCGCGATCGACGGACGGGCGTCGGCGTCCGCGTCGGCACCGACCTGGAGCGAGACCCGCGACGCCCTGGACCGCCGGCTCGAGCAGGTCCTGGCCGACGTCGAGGAGACCTGGTTCCGATTGGCCCCGGGCGTGGCCCCCGGGGTGATCGACGACGACCTGCCGATGCTGCTGCGCCGTCTCGTGCAGTCCGGCGGGAAGCGGATCCGCCCGGCGATGGTGCACTGGGGCTGGCTCGCCGCCACGGCGGCACCCGGCCGGCGAGCCGACCAGCACGCCACCGTGGTCGAGGCCGCGGCCGCGCTGGAGCTGCTGCACGTCTTCGCCCTGGTCCACGACGACGTGATGGACGAGTCGGCCTCGCGGCGGGGACGTCCGACCACCCACGTCGGCGTCGCCGCCCTGCACCGTCGGGCCGGCGGACGCGGGAGCGACCAGCGCTTCGGGGAGAGCATCGCCATCCTGGTCGGGGACCTGGCCCACGCCGAGGCCGACCACCTGGCCGCCGGGCTGCCGCCCGAGGTCCGCAGCACCTACCGCACCACGCTGCTCGAGCTGGTCCAGGGGCAGCGGCTCGACCTCACCGGCGCCGCCGCCGGCCGCCGGGACCTGGCCCACGCCCGGTCGGTGGCCGAGGCCAAGTCGGGGGCCTACACCGTGCAGCGCCCGCTCCAGATGGGTGTGCAGGTCGCCGGCGGGGGGCTGGAGATCCAGCACGCGCTGCTGCGCTACGGCCGTCACGCCGGGGCGGCCTTCGCGCTGCGCGACGACCTGCTGGGGCTGTGGGGCGACCCCGGGCTGACCGGCAAACCGGTCGGGGACGACCTGGTGGCGGGCAAGCCGACGGTGGTGCTGGCCCTGGCCGCGGAGCGGCTGTCGGGGCACTGGCGCCGGGTGGTGGACGGGCGCAGCGTGGTACCACTGGACCCGCACGAGGTCGCCGGCGTGCTGGACGCGATGGTCGAGGCAGGGGTGCGTGACGAGGTGGAGGACATGATCGCGAACGAGGTGCGGGTGGCCGACGAGGCGCTGGACGACGGGCAGGTCGCACCCGAGGCGGCCGAGGGGCTCCGGGCCATGGCCCGCAGCCTGGCCTGGCGGGAGGCCTGA
- a CDS encoding sugar transferase encodes MLFRESESTGSLLVHTPPEPVTTGTSPSGLRPDRRRPDWSARYAAWLLSADALCGLAAWGLALTVTQLIGLGVAHPWWWAVACGLLWVVLIGSGRGYERSRLGLGSDEVRAVLHAGSRAVAVAAVVAALLQDTALLTVMVLAALLALLGGVLVRLALRRWLHARQRNGLDLRDTVVVGSLPQVTELADQLTGEPGAGMRVVGVCVPDHEIVEARASGLTVLGGTEDVRSAVLRHGVRVVAVASGQPPHYLRELAWSIEGLDTQLLVHPGLVEVAGPRMHIRPFIGLPLLAIEQPHFSGWRISAKRVTDLVLSSLGVLVASPLLLVLTLAIRLSDGGSAIFKQTRVGHQGRTFTMYKFRSMHVDAEARLAELMAQNEGAGPLFKMVDDPRITRVGKFLRRTSLDELPQLFNILNGTMSLVGPRPPLPSEVEAYQRPVRRRLLVVPGLTGLWQVSGRSSLSWDESVRLDLRYVENWTLALDLLIIWRTFWAVLARRGAY; translated from the coding sequence GTGCTGTTCCGGGAGAGCGAGAGCACCGGTTCGCTGCTCGTCCACACGCCGCCAGAGCCGGTCACCACCGGCACGTCGCCGTCCGGCCTCAGGCCGGACCGCCGTCGTCCTGACTGGTCGGCGCGCTACGCCGCCTGGTTGCTCTCCGCCGACGCCCTCTGCGGTCTCGCCGCCTGGGGTCTCGCGCTCACGGTCACCCAGCTGATCGGTCTCGGCGTCGCCCACCCCTGGTGGTGGGCGGTCGCCTGCGGCCTCCTCTGGGTCGTCCTGATCGGCTCCGGCCGCGGCTACGAGCGCTCCCGGCTGGGTCTGGGCAGCGACGAGGTCCGCGCCGTGCTGCACGCCGGGTCGCGCGCCGTGGCGGTCGCCGCCGTGGTGGCCGCGCTCCTGCAGGACACCGCGCTGCTCACCGTGATGGTGCTCGCGGCGCTGCTGGCCCTGCTCGGTGGCGTCCTGGTGCGACTGGCGCTGCGCCGCTGGCTGCACGCCCGCCAGCGCAACGGGCTCGACCTCCGCGACACCGTGGTGGTGGGCTCGCTGCCCCAGGTCACCGAGCTCGCCGACCAGCTGACCGGTGAGCCCGGCGCCGGCATGCGCGTCGTCGGGGTGTGCGTCCCCGACCACGAGATCGTCGAGGCCCGCGCGTCCGGGCTCACCGTCCTGGGCGGAACCGAGGACGTCCGCAGCGCCGTGCTGCGGCACGGCGTCCGGGTGGTCGCCGTGGCCAGCGGACAGCCGCCCCACTACCTGCGCGAGCTCGCCTGGTCCATCGAGGGCCTGGACACCCAGCTGCTGGTCCACCCCGGTCTGGTCGAGGTGGCCGGTCCGCGGATGCACATCCGGCCCTTCATCGGGCTGCCGCTGCTCGCCATCGAGCAGCCGCACTTCTCCGGCTGGCGGATCTCGGCCAAGCGGGTCACCGACCTGGTGCTCAGCAGCCTGGGCGTGCTCGTGGCCTCGCCGCTGCTGCTCGTCCTGACCCTGGCGATCCGCCTCTCCGACGGCGGCTCGGCGATCTTCAAGCAGACCCGGGTCGGGCACCAGGGCCGCACCTTCACGATGTACAAGTTCCGCTCGATGCACGTCGACGCCGAGGCGCGGCTGGCCGAGCTGATGGCGCAGAACGAGGGTGCCGGGCCGCTGTTCAAGATGGTCGACGACCCGCGCATCACCCGGGTCGGGAAGTTCCTCCGGCGCACGTCGCTGGACGAGCTCCCGCAGCTGTTCAACATCCTCAACGGCACCATGTCGCTGGTCGGGCCGCGACCGCCGCTGCCCAGCGAGGTGGAGGCCTACCAGCGCCCGGTGCGGCGCCGCCTCCTGGTGGTGCCGGGGCTGACCGGGCTCTGGCAGGTCAGCGGCCGGAGCTCGCTGAGCTGGGACGAGTCGGTCCGGCTCGACCTGCGCTACGTCGAGAACTGGACCCTCGCCCTGGACCTGCTCATCATCTGGCGCACGTTCTGGGCCGTGCTGGCCCGGCGCGGCGCGTACTGA
- a CDS encoding DUF5914 domain-containing protein, whose protein sequence is MSGSGPGRRIGLLDEVRSRVPIALRPVEERERLLPSWRDARPSRIRTALRVSQQVDPGGWFVVGASTDLGAERSLVRVVDGVEITLWRDTDGSLLAGPGSCPHLGALLTDCEVMGGEVYCRWHGLALGREGWGRWRTFPALDDGVLLWVRRPVPGEEPSERPVITPRPPQERSISAVVALPGVCEPSDVVANRLDPWHGSWFHPYAFSHLEVDEGASSDERLVVEVTFRLSRTWGVPVRATFTTPDKRTIVMTIIGGEGAGSVVETHATPLGTDERGRPRTMVTEATIAHSERPGFAAARWARALVVPAMRRTAARLWVDDLVYAERRYEVRRRGEFR, encoded by the coding sequence GTGAGCGGCTCGGGACCCGGTCGCAGGATCGGGCTGCTGGACGAGGTGCGCTCTCGCGTCCCGATCGCGCTGCGACCGGTCGAGGAGCGGGAGCGGCTGCTGCCGTCCTGGCGCGACGCCCGCCCGTCGCGGATCCGCACCGCGCTCCGGGTGTCCCAGCAGGTCGACCCCGGTGGCTGGTTCGTGGTGGGCGCCAGCACCGACCTCGGCGCCGAGCGCTCCCTGGTGCGGGTGGTGGACGGGGTCGAGATCACGTTGTGGCGCGACACCGACGGGTCGCTGCTGGCCGGACCGGGCTCCTGCCCGCACCTGGGCGCGCTGCTCACCGACTGCGAGGTGATGGGCGGGGAGGTCTACTGCCGCTGGCACGGGCTGGCGCTGGGCCGGGAGGGGTGGGGCCGCTGGCGCACCTTCCCCGCCCTCGACGACGGCGTGCTGCTGTGGGTGCGGCGACCGGTGCCCGGCGAGGAGCCGAGCGAGCGCCCGGTGATCACGCCGCGTCCCCCGCAGGAGCGCTCGATCAGCGCCGTCGTCGCCCTGCCCGGCGTCTGCGAGCCGTCGGACGTGGTGGCCAACCGGCTCGACCCCTGGCACGGCAGCTGGTTCCACCCCTACGCGTTCAGCCACCTCGAGGTCGACGAGGGCGCCAGCAGCGACGAGCGGCTGGTGGTCGAGGTGACCTTCCGGCTCAGCCGGACCTGGGGCGTCCCGGTGCGGGCCACCTTCACCACCCCCGACAAGCGGACCATCGTGATGACGATCATCGGCGGCGAGGGCGCCGGCTCGGTGGTGGAGACCCACGCCACCCCGCTGGGCACCGACGAGCGCGGTCGTCCCCGCACGATGGTGACCGAGGCGACCATCGCCCACTCCGAGCGTCCGGGCTTCGCGGCGGCGCGGTGGGCCCGGGCTCTCGTCGTCCCGGCCATGCGCCGCACCGCCGCCCGGTTGTGGGTCGACGACCTGGTCTACGCCGAGCGCCGCTACGAGGTGCGTCGCCGCGGCGAGTTCCGCTGA
- the idi gene encoding isopentenyl-diphosphate Delta-isomerase, with amino-acid sequence MTDAVVLVDDDGRVVGEAPRLAVHDHDTPLHLAFSLHLFDPEGRVLLTRRALAKRTWPGVWTNSCCGHPRPDEDGPGAIVRRLGEELGVQVEDLRCVLPDFRYRAVDASGVVENELCPVWVGRVRGAVLADPDEVAEWTWLPWDDLVTAITAAPPAFSPWAALAVPAMVDTGFTPGSWPAAAPSRPEEARG; translated from the coding sequence GTGACGGACGCTGTGGTGCTGGTCGACGACGACGGCCGTGTGGTCGGGGAGGCCCCCCGGCTGGCGGTGCACGACCACGACACCCCCCTCCACCTCGCCTTCTCGCTGCACCTCTTCGACCCCGAGGGCCGCGTGCTGCTCACCCGCCGCGCCCTGGCCAAGCGGACCTGGCCCGGGGTGTGGACCAACTCCTGCTGCGGCCACCCCCGTCCCGACGAGGACGGGCCCGGCGCGATCGTCCGCCGCCTCGGGGAGGAGCTCGGCGTGCAGGTGGAGGACCTGCGCTGCGTGCTGCCCGACTTCCGCTACCGCGCCGTGGACGCCTCCGGGGTGGTCGAGAACGAGCTGTGCCCGGTCTGGGTGGGCCGGGTCCGCGGGGCGGTGCTGGCCGACCCCGACGAGGTGGCCGAGTGGACGTGGCTGCCGTGGGACGACCTGGTCACCGCCATCACCGCCGCCCCGCCGGCCTTCAGCCCCTGGGCCGCGCTGGCCGTCCCGGCCATGGTGGACACCGGCTTCACCCCCGGCAGCTGGCCCGCCGCGGCCCCCTCCCGGCCGGAGGAGGCACGTGGCTGA